A genome region from Streptomyces xanthophaeus includes the following:
- a CDS encoding ABC transporter permease, translating to MLKTALRNVLAHKARLLMTVLAVTLGVAFVSGTLVFADSSTAAHRAAVSKDYADIAVTVTPKDPPPGAPGEAGAAGSAGEEHATVLDDALARTLAGLPGVAAVRPSADGLATLNSSNGTPLRTGRIWAHRAAAYVPGADGKDSRHPLTEGRAPRDGEEIAVDSGTAAAGRFRIGAEITLATDGPAMTKRLVGIVTTRDTRVTAGGTLVLFDKATAQQLFASPGRYTSIDLSAVPGTDAAELARRVTALLPADRAEATTGTAQAAQQAVLVDTLTRGHAKLSLVFAGVALFIGSFLIVNTFTMLVARRTREIALLRAIGATRRQVVRSLLWEAVLLGLAASALGFLLGLGIASVLPEILSTAGESLPRGPLVIGPLPVAAALAVGVGVTVLAAWLPSRKAARIAPVEAMRAAEQPPTATASRVRGAAGALLLALGAGLLLSLAGAKDASEENLRSAMSGCALLVIAVIVLAPLLAVPVLRLSGRLTGRLGITGHLAHRNALRDPRRTAATASALMVSTALVAGLAVIGHSTGQALDRQAAAGLAADYVISTHTSSAGIDPAAVQRVTATPGVRTATAVSDSTLFIGGGVRQISGVDPAAALSVMKLDFVDGSLKDLGPGRIALSSTLARANGVRTGDRIDARVGGPGQDLTPYTVVGVYEDNPTAQDALGARTEVQRSSLGAGSVQRVLVRTDGGADGGATKDRLRTATGNNPLLQVQDRQELVQEASGSLGTLLTLTYGLLAIGGVIAALGIMNTLAMSVSDRTREIGVLRAIGMDRAGIRRMIRLESLAVAAFGTLLGLASGLFGAWTVGALANGALKGYSLALPWGTLLLVCLISLATGAVAAALPARHASSLSPLEAVAEL from the coding sequence ATGCTGAAAACAGCCCTGCGCAACGTCCTGGCGCACAAGGCCCGGCTGCTGATGACGGTGCTCGCCGTCACCCTCGGCGTCGCCTTCGTCTCCGGCACCCTCGTCTTCGCGGACTCCTCCACCGCGGCCCACCGGGCCGCCGTGTCGAAGGACTACGCCGACATCGCGGTCACCGTGACCCCGAAGGACCCCCCGCCCGGCGCACCCGGGGAGGCCGGCGCGGCCGGATCCGCCGGGGAGGAGCACGCCACCGTGCTCGACGACGCCCTCGCCCGCACGCTGGCCGGGCTGCCCGGCGTCGCCGCCGTACGGCCGTCCGCGGACGGCCTGGCCACCCTGAACTCCTCGAACGGCACCCCGCTGCGCACCGGCAGGATCTGGGCGCACCGGGCGGCCGCCTACGTCCCCGGCGCCGACGGCAAGGACAGCCGCCACCCGCTGACCGAGGGCCGGGCCCCCCGCGACGGCGAGGAGATCGCCGTGGACAGCGGCACCGCGGCCGCCGGCCGGTTCCGTATCGGCGCGGAGATCACCCTGGCCACGGACGGCCCGGCCATGACGAAGCGCCTCGTCGGCATCGTCACCACCCGGGACACCCGGGTGACGGCCGGCGGCACCCTGGTCCTGTTCGACAAGGCCACCGCACAGCAGCTGTTCGCCTCCCCGGGCCGCTACACCTCGATCGACCTGTCCGCCGTACCGGGCACCGACGCGGCCGAACTCGCCCGCCGGGTCACCGCCCTGCTCCCCGCCGACCGGGCCGAGGCCACCACCGGCACCGCCCAGGCCGCCCAGCAGGCCGTCCTCGTCGACACGCTCACCCGCGGCCACGCGAAGCTGTCGCTGGTCTTCGCCGGAGTCGCCCTCTTCATCGGGTCGTTCCTGATCGTCAACACCTTCACCATGCTCGTCGCCCGGCGCACCCGTGAGATCGCCCTGCTCCGCGCGATCGGTGCCACGCGCCGCCAGGTCGTGCGCTCCCTCCTCTGGGAGGCCGTCCTCCTCGGCCTCGCCGCCTCGGCCCTCGGTTTCCTGCTGGGCCTCGGGATCGCCTCCGTGCTGCCGGAGATCCTGAGTACCGCCGGGGAGTCGCTGCCCCGTGGCCCGCTGGTGATCGGCCCGCTCCCCGTGGCGGCCGCGCTCGCCGTCGGGGTGGGCGTCACCGTGCTCGCCGCGTGGCTGCCGTCCCGCAAGGCCGCGCGGATCGCACCGGTCGAGGCCATGCGCGCGGCCGAACAGCCGCCCACCGCCACCGCGTCCCGGGTCCGCGGCGCGGCCGGTGCCCTCCTGCTCGCCCTCGGCGCCGGACTGCTGCTGTCGCTCGCCGGGGCGAAGGACGCCTCCGAGGAGAACCTGCGGAGCGCGATGTCCGGCTGCGCCCTCCTCGTCATCGCCGTGATCGTGCTGGCGCCGCTGCTCGCCGTCCCCGTGCTCCGGCTGAGCGGACGGCTGACCGGCCGCCTCGGAATCACCGGCCACCTCGCCCACCGCAACGCGCTGCGCGACCCGCGGCGTACCGCCGCCACCGCCTCCGCCCTGATGGTCAGCACGGCCCTGGTCGCCGGGCTCGCCGTCATCGGCCACTCCACCGGGCAGGCCCTCGACCGCCAGGCCGCGGCCGGTCTCGCCGCCGACTACGTGATCAGCACCCACACCTCGTCGGCCGGCATCGACCCGGCCGCCGTGCAGCGGGTGACCGCCACCCCCGGTGTACGGACGGCGACCGCCGTCAGCGACTCCACCCTCTTCATCGGCGGTGGCGTCCGCCAGATCTCCGGGGTCGACCCGGCGGCCGCCCTGTCCGTCATGAAGCTGGACTTCGTCGACGGCTCCCTGAAGGACCTCGGGCCGGGCCGCATCGCCCTCTCCAGCACCCTCGCCCGCGCGAACGGCGTGCGCACCGGCGACCGGATCGACGCCCGGGTCGGCGGCCCCGGCCAGGACCTCACCCCGTACACGGTCGTCGGCGTCTACGAGGACAACCCCACCGCCCAGGACGCCCTGGGCGCGCGTACCGAGGTCCAGCGCAGCAGCCTCGGCGCCGGCTCCGTCCAGCGCGTCCTCGTCCGCACGGACGGCGGCGCGGACGGCGGCGCCACGAAGGACCGGCTGCGTACCGCCACGGGCAACAACCCGCTGCTCCAGGTCCAGGACCGGCAGGAACTCGTCCAGGAAGCCTCCGGTTCCCTGGGCACCCTGCTGACCCTGACGTACGGCCTGCTCGCCATCGGCGGCGTGATCGCGGCGCTCGGCATCATGAACACCCTGGCCATGTCGGTGTCGGACCGCACCCGGGAGATCGGCGTCCTGCGCGCCATCGGCATGGACCGCGCCGGCATCCGCAGGATGATCCGCCTCGAGTCCCTGGCCGTGGCCGCTTTCGGCACCCTGCTGGGCCTGGCGTCCGGCCTGTTCGGGGCCTGGACGGTCGGAGCTCTGGCCAACGGCGCGCTGAAGGGCTACTCCCTGGCCCTTCCCTGGGGCACGCTGCTGCTCGTCTGCCTGATCTCCCTCGCCACGGGCGCGGTGGCGGCCGCCCTCCCGGCCCGCCACGCATCGTCGCTGAGCCCGCTGGAAGCCGTCGCCGAGCTGTAG
- a CDS encoding ABC transporter ATP-binding protein codes for MTADPFTSRPTPGVAASTTDLSKVYGSGDTRVVALDRVSVSFREAEFTAIMGPSGCGKSTLMHCAAGLDPVSSGSVRIGTTELGALGDRQLTELRRDRIGFIFQAFNLLPTLTALENITLPLSIAGRRPDRQWLDRVVSMVGLAQRLDHRPGQLSGGQQQRVAVARALVTRPAIVFGDEPTGNLDSRSGAEVLGFLRDSVRELGQTVVMVTHDPVAAGFADRVVFLSDGRLVDEMVRPTPDRVLDRMKQFDARARTS; via the coding sequence GTGACCGCCGACCCGTTCACCTCCCGCCCGACGCCCGGCGTCGCGGCCTCCACCACCGACCTGTCGAAGGTCTACGGCAGCGGCGACACCCGCGTGGTGGCCCTGGACCGCGTCAGCGTCTCCTTCCGGGAGGCCGAGTTCACCGCGATCATGGGCCCCTCCGGCTGCGGCAAATCCACCCTCATGCACTGCGCCGCGGGCCTCGACCCCGTCAGCTCCGGCTCCGTCCGCATCGGCACCACCGAGCTGGGCGCACTGGGCGACCGGCAGCTCACCGAGCTGCGCCGGGACCGGATCGGCTTCATCTTCCAGGCGTTCAACCTGCTGCCCACCCTGACCGCGCTGGAGAACATCACCCTGCCGCTGTCCATCGCCGGACGCCGCCCCGACCGGCAGTGGCTGGACCGCGTGGTGTCCATGGTCGGTCTCGCCCAGCGGCTGGACCACCGGCCCGGACAGCTCTCCGGCGGGCAGCAGCAGCGCGTCGCGGTGGCCCGGGCCCTGGTCACCCGGCCGGCGATCGTCTTCGGCGACGAGCCCACCGGCAACCTCGACTCCCGCTCCGGGGCCGAGGTCCTCGGCTTCCTGCGCGACTCCGTACGCGAGCTGGGCCAGACCGTGGTGATGGTGACCCACGACCCGGTCGCCGCCGGCTTCGCCGACCGCGTCGTCTTCCTCTCCGACGGCCGGCTGGTCGACGAGATGGTGCGCCCCACCCCGGACCGGGTGCTGGACCGGATGAAGCAGTTCGACGCCCGCGCCCGCACGAGCTGA
- a CDS encoding sensor histidine kinase has product MNPPRQPRWPARVPLRWKIAALAAATACLVALAVGVLVHVWTAMDVRSRAEMEATNTVYSAMDVYRRTGTLAGGAELDPAELPTALRHPADGDRRVAYDGRVEGNLGPSVWGAQRVGGAGSPVLAVRINMSPQLHDLRRLDASMAVASLLSLAAALPLAVYGAGLVARRLRRVAETAARISAGDLDARTGPALGHARGRDEVTDIAATVDLMADSLGRRLRIERQFTADVAHELRTPVGGLLAATDLLPPGETEDLLRARVRDLRGLVEDLLEISRLDAGAEAPVRARVPLAAVVAEAVARTGLDTEVGFAEAPGAPAVETDPRRLERIVGNLVINAHRHGRTPVRVTVEGRTVVVRDHGPGFPADLLLDGPRRFRTGATERGAGHGLGLTIALGQARVLGAELRLENAPDGGAVATLSLPR; this is encoded by the coding sequence GTGAACCCCCCGCGCCAGCCGCGGTGGCCGGCCCGCGTGCCCCTGCGCTGGAAGATCGCCGCGCTGGCGGCAGCCACGGCCTGCCTGGTCGCCCTGGCGGTGGGCGTCCTCGTCCACGTGTGGACCGCGATGGACGTCCGCAGCCGGGCCGAGATGGAAGCCACCAACACGGTGTACTCCGCCATGGACGTCTACCGGCGCACCGGAACGCTGGCGGGCGGCGCCGAGCTCGATCCGGCCGAACTGCCCACCGCCCTGCGCCACCCGGCCGACGGCGACCGGCGGGTGGCCTACGACGGGCGCGTCGAGGGGAACCTCGGGCCGAGCGTCTGGGGCGCCCAGCGGGTCGGCGGCGCGGGCAGCCCGGTACTGGCCGTGCGGATCAACATGAGCCCGCAACTCCACGACCTGCGCCGCCTCGACGCGAGCATGGCGGTGGCCTCGCTGCTCTCGCTCGCCGCGGCGCTGCCACTGGCGGTCTACGGGGCCGGGCTGGTCGCCCGCCGGCTGCGCCGGGTCGCCGAGACCGCGGCCCGGATCTCCGCCGGCGACCTCGACGCCCGCACCGGCCCCGCCCTGGGCCACGCCCGGGGCCGCGACGAGGTGACCGACATCGCCGCCACCGTCGACCTGATGGCCGACAGCCTCGGCCGGCGGCTGCGCATCGAGCGGCAGTTCACGGCGGACGTGGCGCACGAGCTGCGCACCCCCGTCGGTGGTCTGCTGGCCGCCACCGACCTGCTGCCGCCCGGCGAGACGGAGGACCTGCTGCGGGCCCGCGTACGGGACCTGCGCGGCCTGGTCGAGGACCTGCTGGAGATCTCCCGGCTGGACGCGGGCGCGGAGGCGCCGGTACGCGCCCGGGTCCCGCTGGCCGCGGTGGTCGCCGAGGCGGTGGCCCGTACCGGTCTCGACACGGAGGTCGGCTTCGCCGAGGCGCCCGGCGCACCCGCGGTGGAGACCGATCCGCGTCGCCTGGAGCGGATCGTCGGCAACCTCGTCATCAACGCGCACCGGCACGGACGCACCCCGGTACGGGTCACCGTCGAGGGCCGGACCGTCGTCGTCCGCGACCACGGCCCCGGCTTCCCCGCCGACCTGCTGCTCGACGGCCCGCGCCGGTTCCGTACGGGCGCCACGGAGCGGGGCGCGGGGCACGGCCTCGGCCTGACCATCGCCCTGGGCCAGGCCCGGGTGCTCGGCGCCGAACTGCGCCTGGAGAACGCCCCGGACGGCGGCGCGGTCGCCACCCTCAGCCTCCCGCGCTGA
- the cseB gene encoding two-component system response regulator CseB → MLLVEDDELMRRSFTVALERYGYRVTAAADGLTGLESFRDDDGFDLLILDVMLPGLDGIGLCRRVRETSLVPVLMMSARGDGLDVVAGLEAGADDYVVKPVDTYVLVARIRSLLRRAAYAPAPGGEPAPGREDGVLAFGDLTVDTGGMEVCLSGRPVALTPTELKLLLEFAAHPGIVLERHTLLRNVWEYGWDGDSRVVDLAVQRLRKKLGRERIETVRGFGYKLRR, encoded by the coding sequence GTGCTGTTGGTCGAGGACGACGAGCTGATGCGCCGGTCCTTCACCGTCGCCCTCGAACGCTACGGCTACCGGGTCACGGCCGCGGCCGACGGACTGACCGGGCTGGAGTCCTTCCGCGACGACGACGGTTTCGACCTGCTGATCCTGGACGTGATGCTGCCGGGCCTCGACGGGATCGGGCTGTGCCGCCGGGTGCGCGAGACCAGCCTGGTGCCGGTGCTGATGATGTCCGCCCGCGGCGACGGCCTCGATGTCGTCGCCGGTCTGGAGGCCGGGGCCGACGACTACGTGGTCAAGCCCGTGGACACGTACGTCCTCGTGGCACGCATCCGCTCGCTGCTGCGGAGGGCGGCCTACGCACCCGCGCCGGGCGGCGAACCCGCCCCCGGCCGCGAGGACGGCGTACTGGCCTTCGGGGACCTGACCGTCGACACCGGCGGGATGGAGGTGTGCCTCTCCGGACGGCCCGTGGCGCTCACCCCCACCGAGCTGAAGCTGCTGCTGGAGTTCGCCGCCCACCCGGGCATCGTGCTGGAACGGCACACCCTGCTGCGCAACGTCTGGGAGTACGGCTGGGACGGCGACAGCCGCGTCGTGGACCTGGCCGTGCAGCGGCTGCGCAAGAAGCTGGGCCGGGAGCGGATCGAAACGGTCCGCGGCTTCGGCTACAAGCTCAGGCGCTGA
- a CDS encoding beta-ketoacyl-ACP synthase III gives MVGSRVLSFGHYQPPKVLTNADLEQMVDTDDEWIQSRVGIRTRRVAAEDESVSDMATKAAEHALANAGLTGADIDFVIVATCTALDRSPNMAARVAAAVGAQAPAAIDVNTACSGFPHAMALADQSIRTGSATKALVIGVEKLTDFVDWTDRTTCVLVGDGAGAAVVVASEKPEIGPVVWGSVPEMGRAVRIEAPSNTFAQEGQSVYRWATTKLPEVALQVCERAGVKPEELGGVVLHQANLRIIEPLARKIGAVNAVIAKDVVESGNTSAASIPLALSKLIERGEIEKGSPVLLFAFGGGLSYAGQIVNCP, from the coding sequence ATGGTCGGGTCGCGTGTCCTTTCCTTCGGGCACTATCAGCCGCCGAAAGTCTTGACCAATGCTGATCTCGAGCAGATGGTCGACACCGACGACGAGTGGATCCAGAGCCGGGTCGGGATCAGGACGCGCCGGGTGGCGGCCGAGGACGAGTCCGTTTCGGACATGGCCACCAAGGCCGCCGAGCACGCACTGGCCAACGCCGGACTCACCGGTGCGGACATCGACTTCGTCATCGTGGCCACCTGCACGGCACTCGACCGCTCGCCCAACATGGCGGCCCGGGTGGCCGCCGCGGTCGGGGCACAGGCTCCCGCCGCCATCGACGTGAACACGGCCTGCTCCGGATTCCCGCACGCCATGGCACTGGCCGACCAGAGCATACGGACGGGTTCCGCCACGAAGGCCCTGGTCATAGGCGTGGAGAAGCTCACCGACTTCGTCGACTGGACCGACCGCACCACCTGCGTGCTCGTCGGCGACGGTGCGGGCGCGGCCGTCGTCGTCGCCTCCGAGAAGCCGGAGATCGGCCCGGTCGTGTGGGGTTCGGTACCCGAGATGGGCCGGGCCGTACGCATCGAGGCGCCGTCCAACACCTTCGCCCAGGAAGGGCAGTCGGTGTACCGCTGGGCCACCACGAAGCTCCCGGAGGTCGCCCTCCAGGTCTGCGAGCGGGCCGGCGTGAAGCCCGAGGAGCTGGGCGGGGTCGTCCTGCACCAGGCCAACCTGCGGATCATCGAGCCCCTGGCCCGCAAGATCGGCGCGGTCAACGCCGTCATAGCCAAGGACGTCGTCGAGTCGGGCAACACCTCGGCCGCGAGCATCCCGCTGGCGCTGTCCAAGCTCATCGAGCGGGGTGAGATCGAGAAGGGATCGCCCGTGCTGCTCTTCGCGTTCGGCGGGGGTCTGTCCTACGCCGGCCAGATCGTCAACTGCCCGTGA
- a CDS encoding thioesterase II family protein, translated as MTGAGGSAATTSPRVPWWPLLRLREAVTAPRARLLVFPHSGSGPNTLFPLIEPLPDHVEVLGLSLPGRERRFGEPPGCRLDQVLDSVSDEVLGRDPLPTVVFGHSLGALLATRAARLLGPHCRAAVVSGQAPGRTPRRAHATSTEEDAVRLLRDGGGTPEWVLDDPDMLAHVTRVLRADIELGREAAAGFEDVRLDVPLHALGGTADPLVPHEPLDGWAAHTTGACEVLRFEGDHFFLLTDEHRPTVVDVLRRALTEG; from the coding sequence GTGACCGGCGCCGGCGGATCGGCCGCGACGACATCCCCGCGCGTGCCGTGGTGGCCGCTGCTGCGGCTGCGGGAGGCGGTGACCGCGCCCCGGGCGCGGCTGCTGGTGTTCCCGCATTCCGGGTCCGGACCCAACACCCTGTTCCCCTTGATCGAGCCGCTGCCCGACCACGTGGAAGTGCTCGGGCTCTCGCTGCCCGGACGGGAGCGCCGGTTCGGCGAGCCGCCCGGCTGCCGGCTCGACCAGGTCCTGGACTCCGTCTCCGACGAGGTGCTCGGCCGTGACCCGCTGCCCACGGTGGTCTTCGGGCACAGCCTCGGCGCGCTCCTGGCCACCCGCGCCGCGCGGCTGCTCGGCCCGCACTGCCGGGCGGCCGTCGTCAGCGGGCAGGCCCCCGGCCGGACCCCGCGCCGGGCCCACGCCACCAGCACCGAGGAGGACGCCGTCCGGCTGCTGCGGGACGGCGGCGGCACCCCGGAGTGGGTGCTGGACGATCCGGACATGCTGGCGCACGTGACGCGCGTACTGCGGGCGGACATCGAACTCGGCCGGGAGGCCGCGGCGGGGTTCGAGGACGTACGGCTCGACGTGCCCCTGCACGCGCTGGGCGGCACGGCCGACCCACTGGTCCCGCACGAGCCGCTGGACGGCTGGGCCGCCCACACGACCGGAGCGTGCGAGGTGCTCCGGTTCGAGGGCGACCACTTCTTCCTGCTGACCGACGAGCACCGCCCCACGGTCGTCGACGTCCTGCGCCGGGCGCTCACGGAGGGCTGA
- a CDS encoding M6 family metalloprotease domain-containing protein: MSQTRHRIRRPRRTSAYIGLTALALGVTTTASTGISSRGNSAAGAVATTVESALAPCRIAGTMGVQMSEGMPTPSGYSRSTGEIRALNLMIDFPDAKGEGTAADRMAEFFPQTAEWFRTSSYGRLVYRAEAPIKDWLRMPMPFAAYGIERGSAYEPGYRQLVEHIAKAADPEVDFTRYDLVNILVTPNAGPSALDTVLSVTFSGNGEAPVADGVPLANTSFVYSRQDDGSGTYQETGYRVLPHENGHVFGLPDLYTSDGGNTVGHWDIMSEDWGANNDLMGWHKWKLGWLDSTQISCAAKSGTSDHTLSPLGIRGGTKLAFVPLSESAGYAVEVRTRAGNDEAVCKPGVLIYKVDSDVDTGHGPITVSDSASTSGGCTRRPNVHAELSDAPFRPGETFTDEKAGISVSVVGELRNGSYQVRIIRP, encoded by the coding sequence ATGTCGCAGACCCGCCACCGGATACGCAGACCACGCCGCACCAGCGCGTACATCGGCCTGACCGCGCTGGCCCTCGGCGTCACGACGACGGCCAGCACGGGCATATCCAGCCGCGGCAACTCGGCGGCCGGAGCGGTGGCCACGACCGTCGAATCGGCTCTCGCGCCCTGCCGGATCGCGGGCACCATGGGTGTGCAGATGTCCGAGGGCATGCCGACCCCGTCCGGGTACTCACGCTCGACCGGCGAGATCCGGGCCCTGAACCTGATGATCGACTTCCCTGACGCCAAGGGCGAGGGCACGGCGGCGGACCGGATGGCGGAGTTCTTCCCCCAGACGGCCGAATGGTTCCGCACCAGTTCCTACGGCCGACTGGTCTACCGGGCCGAGGCCCCGATAAAGGACTGGCTGCGGATGCCGATGCCCTTCGCGGCCTACGGGATCGAGCGCGGGTCCGCGTACGAGCCGGGGTACCGGCAGCTCGTCGAGCACATAGCGAAGGCCGCCGACCCCGAGGTGGACTTCACCCGGTACGACCTGGTCAACATCCTGGTCACGCCGAACGCCGGGCCGTCCGCCCTGGACACCGTCCTGTCGGTGACCTTCTCGGGCAACGGCGAGGCTCCGGTCGCCGACGGGGTGCCGCTGGCCAACACGTCCTTCGTCTACAGCCGCCAGGACGACGGTTCCGGCACCTACCAGGAGACCGGCTACCGGGTGCTGCCGCACGAGAACGGGCACGTCTTCGGGCTGCCCGACCTCTACACCTCGGACGGCGGGAACACCGTCGGGCACTGGGACATCATGAGCGAGGACTGGGGTGCCAACAACGACCTGATGGGCTGGCACAAGTGGAAGCTGGGCTGGCTGGACAGTACGCAGATCAGCTGCGCGGCCAAATCGGGCACCAGCGACCACACCCTGTCCCCGCTGGGGATACGGGGCGGCACCAAGCTAGCCTTCGTCCCGTTGTCGGAGAGCGCCGGGTACGCGGTGGAGGTGCGCACCCGGGCCGGGAACGACGAGGCCGTCTGCAAACCCGGCGTCCTCATCTACAAGGTGGACTCCGACGTGGACACCGGGCACGGCCCGATCACCGTGTCGGACAGCGCGAGCACGAGCGGCGGCTGCACCCGGCGGCCCAATGTGCACGCGGAGCTCTCGGACGCGCCGTTCCGGCCGGGCGAGACCTTCACCGACGAGAAGGCGGGCATCAGCGTCTCCGTGGTGGGTGAACTGCGCAACGGCAGCTACCAGGTCCGCATCATCCGGCCGTGA
- a CDS encoding TetR/AcrR family transcriptional regulator, which produces MKSSTSIAPAARPTLEPDPAQVQVQPQVSATGVPRPRADAVRNRERILTAAREAFVESGSATPFDEVARRAGIGNATLYRHFPDRPTLVHHVVLFTMGRVTASAEASLAEEPDAFAALCRFTHAAADERIGALCPMLGDGFDGEHPELLVARTALEEAVVTLLTAGQDAGLVRTDIGVGDLMVALSQLSRPLPGTACLDIDRFAHRHLQLFLDGLRAPARSELPGSATTLDDLRQNTM; this is translated from the coding sequence ATGAAGAGCTCCACCAGCATCGCCCCGGCGGCCCGGCCCACCCTGGAGCCGGACCCGGCGCAGGTGCAGGTGCAGCCGCAGGTGTCCGCGACCGGCGTTCCGCGTCCGCGCGCGGACGCCGTCCGCAACCGCGAGCGGATCCTGACGGCGGCCCGCGAGGCCTTCGTCGAGTCCGGCTCCGCGACCCCCTTCGACGAGGTCGCCCGCCGGGCCGGCATCGGCAATGCCACGCTCTACCGGCACTTCCCCGACCGTCCCACCCTCGTGCACCACGTCGTCCTCTTCACGATGGGCCGGGTGACGGCCTCGGCCGAGGCCTCCCTCGCCGAGGAGCCCGACGCCTTCGCCGCCCTGTGCCGGTTCACGCACGCCGCCGCCGACGAGCGGATCGGCGCCCTGTGCCCGATGCTCGGCGACGGCTTCGACGGCGAACACCCCGAACTCCTGGTGGCGCGCACCGCGCTGGAGGAGGCCGTCGTCACCCTGCTGACCGCGGGCCAGGACGCCGGACTGGTCCGCACGGACATCGGCGTCGGCGACCTGATGGTCGCCCTGTCCCAGCTCAGCCGCCCCCTCCCCGGCACCGCGTGCCTCGACATCGACCGCTTCGCCCACCGCCATCTCCAGCTCTTCCTCGACGGGCTGCGCGCCCCGGCCCGCTCCGAACTCCCGGGTTCGGCAACGACCTTGGACGACCTGCGGCAGAACACCATGTGA
- a CDS encoding MFS transporter, with product MSKTAASLAPAADPSRWKALVFIALAQLMVVLDATIVNIALPSAQTDLGISDGNRQWVITAYALAFGGLLLFGGRIADKWGRKNAFVVGLIGFALASALGGAANGEAMMLGARALQGAFGALLAPAALSLLAVMFTDAKERAKAFGIYGAIAGGGGAVGLILGGFLTEYLNWRWTFFVNIPFAIVAAVGAWLVIREAAGSRNRAPLDIPGVVLSTTGLVALVYGFTRAESAGWSNTLTVAMFVASAVLLAAFVLVESKVKSPLLPLRVLLERNRGGVYLSLGLAVISMFGLFLFLTYYLQVVKGFSPVKTGFAFLPMIAGMITGSTQIGARLMTRVPPRLLMGPGFLVAGLGMLLLTQLEVGSSYPALILPAQVLLGLGMGTAFMPAMSLATHGVDPADAGVASAMVNTSQQVGGAIGTALLNTIAASATTAYLADHAAEGAAGGPAGQLIQAQAMVEGYASAIWWAVGILVASSVIALTLINTGRPGAGGPVASGSGDDAELKVPVLAH from the coding sequence ATGTCCAAAACAGCCGCGAGCCTCGCGCCGGCTGCCGATCCCAGTCGCTGGAAGGCACTCGTCTTCATAGCCCTGGCCCAGCTGATGGTCGTCCTCGACGCGACCATCGTGAACATCGCCCTCCCCTCCGCCCAGACCGACCTCGGCATCTCGGACGGCAACCGCCAGTGGGTCATCACCGCGTACGCGCTGGCCTTCGGCGGACTGCTCCTCTTCGGCGGCCGCATCGCCGACAAGTGGGGCCGTAAGAACGCCTTCGTCGTCGGCCTCATCGGCTTCGCCCTGGCCTCCGCGCTCGGCGGCGCCGCGAACGGCGAGGCCATGATGCTCGGCGCCCGCGCCCTCCAGGGTGCCTTCGGCGCGCTGCTCGCGCCCGCGGCCCTGTCGCTGCTCGCCGTCATGTTCACCGACGCCAAGGAGCGCGCCAAGGCCTTCGGCATCTACGGAGCCATCGCGGGCGGCGGCGGCGCCGTCGGCCTGATCCTCGGCGGCTTCCTGACCGAGTACCTCAACTGGCGCTGGACCTTCTTCGTCAACATCCCCTTCGCGATCGTCGCGGCCGTGGGTGCCTGGCTGGTCATCCGCGAGGCCGCCGGCTCCCGCAACCGCGCGCCGCTCGACATCCCGGGCGTGGTCCTGTCCACGACCGGTCTCGTCGCCCTCGTGTACGGCTTCACCCGCGCCGAGTCCGCCGGCTGGTCGAACACCCTGACGGTCGCCATGTTCGTCGCCTCGGCGGTGCTGCTGGCCGCCTTCGTCCTCGTCGAGTCCAAGGTGAAGTCCCCGCTGCTGCCGCTGCGCGTCCTGCTGGAGCGCAACCGCGGCGGTGTCTACCTCTCGCTCGGCCTCGCCGTCATCTCGATGTTCGGCCTGTTCCTCTTCCTCACCTACTACCTGCAGGTCGTGAAGGGCTTCTCGCCCGTCAAGACCGGCTTCGCCTTCCTGCCGATGATCGCGGGCATGATCACGGGCTCCACCCAGATCGGCGCCCGTCTGATGACCCGGGTCCCGCCGCGCCTGCTGATGGGCCCCGGCTTCCTGGTCGCCGGCCTCGGCATGCTGCTGCTGACCCAGCTGGAGGTCGGGTCCTCGTACCCGGCGCTGATCCTTCCGGCGCAGGTGCTGCTCGGCCTCGGCATGGGTACGGCGTTCATGCCGGCGATGTCCCTTGCCACGCACGGGGTGGACCCGGCCGACGCCGGTGTCGCCTCCGCCATGGTCAACACCTCGCAGCAGGTCGGCGGCGCCATCGGCACCGCGCTGCTGAACACCATCGCCGCCTCGGCGACCACCGCCTACCTGGCCGACCATGCGGCCGAGGGCGCCGCGGGCGGTCCGGCCGGGCAGCTGATCCAGGCGCAGGCCATGGTCGAGGGCTACGCGTCCGCCATCTGGTGGGCGGTCGGCATCCTGGTCGCCAGCTCGGTCATCGCGTTGACGCTGATCAACACCGGCCGTCCGGGCGCCGGCGGCCCGGTGGCCTCCGGTTCCGGCGACGACGCCGAGCTCAAGGTGCCGGTGCTCGCCCACTGA